One Micromonospora sp. WMMD812 genomic window carries:
- a CDS encoding DUF305 domain-containing protein: MTSRRARTLAIVTLAIVLPLGIVALVRAGGDDGGDRARPVAAPTATASPAPTDLTVIVPGRPGESATTRAAAEIRDTGSSPHNSMDVWFVRMMIPHHAQALTMAELAPERAADPDVRAIADRIRASQGPEMGFMRGWLQNRDLPVEVEGHDHGTMRGMQSPEAMNQLAAARGADFDRLFVRMMTAHHEGAIELATNLLTVGADQTLNEFANSVATEQTVEIGRMHELLAR; the protein is encoded by the coding sequence ATGACCAGCCGGCGCGCCCGCACCCTGGCGATCGTCACACTGGCGATCGTCCTTCCACTGGGGATCGTGGCCCTGGTCCGAGCCGGCGGCGACGACGGGGGCGACCGCGCCCGTCCGGTCGCCGCGCCCACCGCCACCGCGAGCCCCGCGCCGACCGACCTGACCGTCATCGTGCCCGGCCGACCCGGCGAGTCGGCGACCACCCGCGCCGCCGCGGAGATCCGCGACACCGGATCGAGCCCGCACAACTCCATGGACGTCTGGTTCGTGCGGATGATGATCCCGCACCACGCGCAGGCCCTGACGATGGCCGAGCTCGCCCCCGAGCGCGCGGCCGACCCGGACGTCCGCGCCATCGCCGACCGGATCCGGGCCAGCCAGGGCCCGGAGATGGGCTTCATGCGCGGGTGGCTGCAGAACCGCGACCTGCCGGTCGAGGTCGAGGGACACGACCACGGCACCATGCGGGGCATGCAGTCGCCGGAGGCGATGAACCAGCTCGCGGCGGCCCGCGGCGCGGACTTCGACCGGCTCTTCGTACGGATGATGACCGCACACCATGAGGGGGCCATCGAGTTGGCCACCAACCTGCTCACGGTCGGCGCCGACCAGACGCTCAACGAGTTCGCCAATTCGGTCGCGACCGAGCAGACCGTGGAGATCGGCCGGATGCACGAACTCCTCGCCCGCTGA